The Pantoea alfalfae genome includes a region encoding these proteins:
- a CDS encoding MFS transporter has translation MNPILTAQAATRTTLFSFTGAALISATSSAPTPLYPLYRSLFHLTPTMLTLIFGAYAFALLAALLTVGKVSDYTGRRPLMLLALAINVVALMIFMVASSAPTLIAARLVQGFATGIALPTFGASLIDASKTRGPLLNSFTAFLGMTLGTLTGGILVSFAPFPTVTVYALLMVLMIVAMALLPLIPETIAPQPGVLAALRPQVSIPRRALGPLLKVTPVNIATWMLGGFYLSLMPTMVANATGLTSPFIGGSIVATLMLSATAAVLLFRPLPPARALVIGTLMLMAGVGVTLTGLSLHSVALLYIGTAIAGQGFGSIFSSVLKIIMPLAESHERAGLFSAFLIKSYLAFALPAIAAGIAAPHIGLTNTAWLYGMTIIMLALVSLLAVRGRALAGTACS, from the coding sequence ATGAACCCCATCCTGACAGCGCAGGCGGCTACCCGCACCACGCTTTTTAGCTTTACCGGTGCGGCGCTGATCTCAGCCACCAGCAGTGCGCCAACGCCGCTCTACCCGCTTTATCGCAGCCTGTTTCATCTGACGCCGACCATGCTGACGCTGATCTTTGGTGCTTATGCTTTCGCGTTGCTGGCCGCGCTGCTGACGGTGGGTAAAGTGTCGGATTATACTGGCCGACGTCCGCTGATGCTGCTGGCACTGGCGATTAACGTGGTCGCGCTGATGATCTTTATGGTGGCCAGTTCGGCCCCAACCCTGATTGCCGCCCGACTGGTACAGGGCTTTGCTACGGGTATTGCACTGCCGACCTTCGGTGCCAGCCTGATTGACGCCAGTAAAACCCGAGGACCCCTGCTCAATTCGTTCACCGCGTTTCTCGGGATGACGCTCGGCACGCTGACAGGTGGCATTCTGGTTAGCTTTGCCCCTTTCCCTACGGTCACGGTTTACGCGCTGCTGATGGTGCTGATGATAGTCGCGATGGCGCTTCTGCCACTGATACCTGAAACGATTGCGCCTCAGCCTGGGGTACTGGCCGCGCTGCGGCCTCAGGTCAGCATTCCGCGACGCGCACTGGGTCCGTTGCTGAAGGTGACGCCGGTGAACATCGCAACATGGATGCTGGGCGGATTTTATCTGTCACTGATGCCCACGATGGTGGCAAATGCAACCGGTCTGACATCGCCGTTTATCGGCGGCTCGATTGTGGCAACGCTGATGCTAAGTGCAACGGCAGCCGTATTACTCTTTCGTCCGTTGCCGCCCGCGCGGGCATTAGTTATTGGAACCCTTATGCTGATGGCGGGTGTCGGTGTCACACTGACAGGCCTTTCCCTGCACAGCGTGGCCCTGCTCTATATCGGCACCGCCATTGCGGGTCAGGGGTTTGGATCGATTTTCTCCAGCGTGCTGAAGATCATTATGCCGTTAGCAGAGAGTCATGAACGGGCCGGGTTGTTCTCCGCTTTTTTGATCAAAAGCTATCTCGCCTTTGCCCTGCCCGCGATTGCGGCCGGTATTGCCGCACCCCATATCGGGCTGACCAACACCGCCTGGCTCTATGGCATGACCATTATTATGCTGGCGCTGGTGTCACTCCTGGCGGTCAGAGGTCGCGCTTTAGCTGGCACGGCCTGTTCTTAA